Proteins encoded by one window of Octopus bimaculoides isolate UCB-OBI-ISO-001 chromosome 4, ASM119413v2, whole genome shotgun sequence:
- the LOC106875199 gene encoding endoribonuclease LACTB2, with protein MYVFNKKVLKENYSSQTQQNKRYVYLSLCISILMGDNSRCISVKSNPFRAVTLFTSDPNRSSKMTTFIPKIEKLSSCVTRILGCNPGHMTLQGTNTYLVGKGNSKILIDAGEENNSEYISLLQTELKTNKWFISDIIVTHWHADHVGGVANILQNVQEASSAKVHKFPKLQPPESYIGSAPLNFIEDKQVISAGGVSVQAFHTPGHTEDHIILQLKEEGVVFSGDNVLGEGTTVMEDLHSYMKSLQVILDLKPSVIFPGHGPVVCEPIPFVENYIQHRQERESQILNHLKENQGNMLTVEEIREKVYKDLAASLHKAAENNINLHLGKLLKENKISFVDDGDVKKWSMFKEIKHSL; from the exons atgtatgtgtttaataagaaggtactaaaagagaactactcttcccagacacaacaaaacaaacgatatgtatatctctctctctgtatatctatactCATGGGAGACAACTCTAGATGCATTTCAGTCAAAAGTAATCCTTTCAGAGCGGTCACGCTGTTTACATCTGATCCAAACAGGTCCAGTAAAATGACTACGTTCATCCCTAAAATTGAGAAGCTTTCATCATGTGTCACACGTATCCTTGGATGCAATCCAGGCCATATGACACTTCAGggtacaaatacatatttagttGGTAAAGGAAATAG CAAAATACTGATTGATGCTGGCGAAGAGAATAACTCTGAATATATTTCACTGCTTCAGACAGAGCTGAAGACGAATAAATGGTTTATTAGTGATATTATCGTCACTCACTGGCATGCTGACCATGTTGGTGGTGTTGCTAATATTCTGCAAAATGTACAAGAAG CTTCCTCTGCAAAAGTACATAAATTTCCAAAACTTCAACCTCCTGAAAGTTATATTGGTTCTGCTCCATTGAACTTCATCGAAGACAAGCAAGTGATTTCTGCAGGAGGTGTATCGGTGCA AGCATTCCACACACCTGGACACACTGAAGACCATATAATACTTCAACTGAAAGAAGAGGGAGTGGTTTTTTCAGGAGATAATGTCCTTGGTGAAGGAACTACA GTTATGGAAGACCTACATTCTTATATGAAATCACTGCAGGTTATCCTTGACTTAAAGCCGTCTGTTATTTTTCCTGGTCATGGTCCAGTGGTCTGTGAACCAATACCATTTGTAGAAAATTATATTCAACACAGACAAGAGCGAGAATCTCAAATATTAAACCATTTGAAAGAAAACCAAGGAAATATGTTGACAGTTGAAGAAATTAGAGAGAAAGTGTATAAG GATCTTGCAGCCTCTCTGCATAAAGCTGCAGAGAACAACATAAACTTACACCTTGGAAaacttttgaaagaaaacaaaatta gttttgttgatgatggtgatgtgaaaAAGTGGTCAATGTTTAAAGAAATCAAGCATAGTTtgtaa